The following proteins are co-located in the Triticum aestivum cultivar Chinese Spring chromosome 1A, IWGSC CS RefSeq v2.1, whole genome shotgun sequence genome:
- the LOC123040911 gene encoding FACT complex subunit SSRP1-B, producing the protein MTDGHLFNNISLGGRVGNNPGQFRLYSGGLAWKKQGGGKTIEVDKADIISVTWMKIPRSYQLSVGTKEGIRYVFKGFREQDVSNLTNFIQKNTGTTPEEKQLSVSGHNWGAVDINGNMLSFNVGSKEAFEVSLSDVSQTQLQGKTDVVLEFHVDDTTGANEKDSLMDLSFHVPTSNTQFLGDEERPSAHIFWQKILAIADVGSSEEAVVSLEGIAILTPRGRYTVELHMSFLRLQGQANDFKIQYSSILRLFVLPKSNNPHTFVVITLDPPIRKGQTLYPHIVIQFVTENVVEKELSLSEEVLAEKYKDRLQSSYNGLEHEVFSKILRGLSGAKVTRPSTFRSCQDGYAVKSSLKAEDGLLYPLEKGFFFLPKPPTLILHEEIEYVEFERHGAGGASMSSHYFDLLVKLKNDQEHLFRNIQRNEYHNLFNFVSGKNLKILNLGEDGQDRTGAVAAALQSTDDDPVDPHLERIKNQAGDEESDEEDEDFVADKDDSGSPSDDSEEGSDASISDGEKEKSSKKEASSSKPPAKRKPKNVDVEGSEKRKPKKKQKKDPNAPKRAIAPFMYFSKAERANLKNINPELSTTDIAKKLGEKWQKMSAEEKQPYVEQSQVDKKRYAEESAAYRGAGAAPVDVDSADGSSD; encoded by the exons ATGACGGACGGCCACCTATTCAACAACATCTCCCTCGGCGGCCGCGTCGGCAAC AACCCTGGTCAGTTTAGGCTTTATTCGGGAGGGCTTGCATGGAAGAAGCAAGGTGGAGGAAAGAcaattgaggttgataaagctgaTATAATTTCTGTGACGTGGATGAAAATCCCCAGATCTTATCAGCTTAGTGTTGGGACCAAAGAGGGCATTCGGTACGTGTTCAAAGGCTTCCGTGAACAG GATGTTAGTAACCTTACTAACTTCATACAAAAGAACACGGGAACCACACCAGAGGAGAAGCAGCTCTCTGTTAGTGGCCATAATTGGGGCGCGGTTGACATCAATG GCAATATGCTTAGCTTTAATGTTGGCTCAAAGGAAGCATTTGAAGTCTCTCTATCAGATGTATCACAAACTCAGTTGCAAGGAAAAACAGATGTTGTTCTTGAGTTCCATGTTGATGATACTACAGGGGCTAATGAG AAAGATTCGCTGATGGATTTAAGTTTTCATGTACCAACTTCAAATACTCAATTCCTTGGTGATGAGGAACGTCCCTCGGCTCAT ATTTTTTGGCAGAAAATCTTGGCTATAGCTGACGTTGGCTCATCAGAAGAGGCTGTTGTCTCATTGGAGGGAATTGCCATTCTTACCCCAAG AGGTCGATACACTGTTGAGCTTCATATGTCATTCTTGCGACTCCAAGGACAAGCTAATGATTTCAAAATCCAGTATAGCAGTATTCTTCGGCTCTTTGTTTTGCCAAAG TCAAACAACCCTCATACATTTGTGGTCATCACACTTGATCCGCCAATTCGCAAAGGACAAACATTATATCCCCACATTGTTATTCAG TTTGTGACAGAGAATGTAGTTGAGAAGGAGCTGTCATTAAGTGAGGAGGTTTTGGCTGAAAAGTACAAGGacaggctgcagagttcttacaat GGTCTAGAACATGAGGTATTCTCCAAAATTCTTCGTGGCCTGTCTGGTGCTAAAGTGACGAGGCCAAGCACATTCCGCAGTTGTCAAGATGGATATGCCGTGAAATCATCACTTAAAGCTGAAGATGGATTGCTGTATCCTCTTGAAAAAggctttttctttttgccaaagcCCCCGACACTCATTCTGCATGAGGAG ATCGAGTATGTTGAATTTGAGCGCCATGGTGCTGGTGGTGCTAGTATGTCATCTCACTATTTTGATCTCCTGGTCAAGCTAAAGAATGACCAAGAACATCTCTTCAGAAATATACAAAGGAATGAATACCATAACCTCTTCAACTTCGTCAG TGGTAAGAATTTGAAAATCCTGAATCttggagaagatggccaagatagAACTGGTGCAGTTGCGGCTGCTCTTCAGAGCACTGATGATGACCCTGTTGATCCACATCTGGAGCGAATTAAAAATCAGGCCGGTGATGAAGAAAGTGATGAAGAG GACGAAGATTTTGTGGCGGACAAGGACGACAGCGGATCCCCTAGTGATGATTCTGAAGAGGGTTCTGATGCCAGCATAAGCGATGGAGAAAAGGAG AAATCTTCCAAAAAGGAAGCTAGTAGCTCAAAGCCACCTGCGAAGAGGAAACCAAAGAATGTGGACGTGGAAGGTTCAGAGAAGAGAAagccgaagaagaagcagaagaaagaTCCCAATGCCCCTAAAAGAGCAATAGCACCATTCATGTATTTCTCAAAGGCTGAGCGAGCT AATTTGAAGAACATCAACCCTGAACTCAGCACCACGGATATTGCAAAGAAGCTTGGAGAGAAGTGGCAAAAGATGTCAG CTGAGGAGAAGCAGCCATACGTTGAGCAGTCCCAAGTGGATAAGAAACGCTATGCAGAGGAGTCTGCTGCCTACCGCGGCGCTGGTGCGGCTCCTGTAGACGTGGACTCTGCAGATGGATCGTCCGATTGA